The Rhodobium gokarnense genome includes a region encoding these proteins:
- a CDS encoding glutamine synthetase family protein translates to MADIASDIAAGFLAEHGHMTPEDARLAADVIERLQADGIETVRFSFADQHGVLRGKTMVAGAVASAFKNGITAPSTLLLKDTSHRTVFPVWGTDAGFGTGALVGAGDILLVPDPATYRVLPFSPHSASILCDVVQKDGSAIPFSARTVLKTALDKLTERGLQLTVGLEVEFHIFRIEETRLAHGDAGMPGLPPETSLLAHGYQLLTEGVYDMLEGLMDELRRGCETLGLPIRSMEAEFGPSQLEFTFDPDHPMAHADAMMLFRSMTKQYCRQRGLHGTFMCRPKVDNGAASGWHLHQSVQDLATGDNLFMPAADGTISPTASAWIAGLLEHAAECCLLTTPTVNGYKRYQPYQLAPDRIQWGHDNKGAMIRALFSPHDRASRIENRVAEPAANPYYYFASQILAGLDGLARGLEAPAPVETPYDSGAPELPKSLISAVEAFEAGTLFAGAIGPEFVAYLSRIKRAEWDRYLTTVSEWEQREYFTLF, encoded by the coding sequence ATGGCCGATATCGCTTCTGACATTGCCGCCGGGTTCCTCGCCGAGCACGGCCACATGACGCCGGAGGACGCGCGGCTGGCCGCCGACGTCATCGAGCGCCTCCAGGCCGATGGCATCGAGACCGTGCGGTTCTCCTTCGCCGACCAGCACGGCGTCCTGCGCGGCAAGACGATGGTCGCGGGAGCGGTGGCCTCCGCCTTCAAGAACGGCATCACCGCGCCCTCCACCCTGCTCCTGAAGGACACCTCGCACCGAACCGTGTTTCCGGTCTGGGGCACGGACGCCGGCTTCGGCACCGGCGCGCTGGTCGGTGCCGGGGACATCCTCCTCGTCCCCGATCCGGCCACTTACCGGGTGCTGCCGTTCTCGCCGCACTCGGCCTCGATCCTCTGCGATGTCGTCCAGAAGGACGGCAGCGCGATCCCGTTTTCCGCCCGCACCGTGCTGAAGACGGCGCTCGACAAGCTGACGGAGCGCGGCCTGCAACTCACCGTTGGCCTTGAGGTCGAGTTCCATATCTTCCGCATCGAGGAGACACGGCTCGCCCATGGCGATGCGGGCATGCCGGGCCTGCCGCCGGAGACCAGCCTGCTCGCCCACGGCTACCAGCTCCTGACGGAAGGCGTCTACGACATGCTGGAAGGGCTGATGGACGAGCTGCGGCGCGGCTGCGAGACCCTCGGCCTGCCGATCCGGTCCATGGAGGCCGAGTTCGGGCCGAGCCAGCTTGAATTCACCTTCGATCCGGATCACCCCATGGCCCATGCCGACGCGATGATGCTGTTCCGGTCGATGACCAAGCAGTACTGCCGCCAGCGGGGCCTGCACGGCACCTTCATGTGCCGGCCGAAGGTCGACAACGGGGCGGCGAGCGGCTGGCACCTGCACCAGTCCGTGCAGGACCTCGCGACCGGCGACAACCTCTTCATGCCGGCCGCCGACGGCACCATCAGCCCGACCGCTTCGGCCTGGATCGCCGGGCTTCTGGAGCACGCCGCGGAGTGCTGCCTCCTGACCACGCCGACGGTCAACGGCTATAAGCGCTACCAGCCCTACCAGTTGGCGCCGGACCGCATCCAGTGGGGTCACGACAACAAGGGGGCGATGATCCGCGCCCTCTTCAGCCCGCACGACCGGGCGAGCCGGATCGAGAACCGGGTCGCCGAACCGGCTGCCAACCCCTACTACTATTTCGCCTCGCAGATCCTTGCCGGCCTCGACGGCCTTGCGCGCGGGCTGGAAGCCCCCGCACCGGTCGAGACGCCCTATGACAGCGGCGCGCCGGAACTGCCCAAGAGCCTGATCTCGGCCGTCGAGGCCTTCGAGGCGGGCACGCTCTTTGCCGGCGCCATCGGCCCGGAGTTCGTCGCCTACCTCTCGCGCATCAAGCGGGCGGAGTGGGACCGTTATCTGACCACGGTCTCCGAGTGGGAGCAGCGGGAGTATTTCACTTTGTTCTGA
- a CDS encoding TRAP transporter large permease translates to MDMQTTGILSILALFAVVLLGCPVGLAMIVVGFGGFAAMIGVDPALSVLKTAAYETASSYSFTLVPLFILMGNLVSQSGMAGDLFRASERLTRGWSGGLGAAGITASAVFSTVSGSSLATASTMTRVAYPEMVKRGYDARLAAGSLAAGGTLGIMIPPSIALLLYALITEQSVGEMFLAGILPGILAYSLYVVTVMLLARLWPARDRSAPETANADTVLDAAKRFLPAFGLFGLVMGGLYGGFFTPTEAGGAGALFALIYALFRGLTWKQFREAVYATVYTTATIFFILIGAEVLGFVISTSQLSFAMVDFMQGNGLSPWQILGAILLFYIVLGCFMESLAMILLTVPIFFPVIVAAGFDPVWFGIIAVVTVELGLISPPVGMNLFMVKSAAPELNIKTIMAGVLPFVVTDLVRLAILVAFPAIALFLPGRL, encoded by the coding sequence ATGGATATGCAGACCACAGGCATCTTGTCGATCCTCGCCCTGTTCGCCGTCGTCCTCCTCGGCTGCCCGGTCGGGCTTGCCATGATCGTCGTCGGCTTCGGCGGCTTTGCCGCCATGATCGGCGTCGACCCGGCGCTCTCGGTCCTCAAGACCGCCGCCTACGAGACCGCGTCCTCCTATTCCTTCACCCTGGTGCCGCTGTTCATCCTGATGGGCAACCTCGTCTCGCAATCGGGCATGGCCGGCGATCTCTTCCGCGCTTCCGAGCGGCTGACCCGCGGCTGGTCGGGCGGGCTCGGCGCGGCCGGCATTACCGCTAGCGCGGTGTTTTCCACCGTCTCCGGCTCCTCGCTCGCCACCGCTTCGACGATGACGCGCGTCGCCTATCCGGAAATGGTCAAGAGGGGCTACGACGCGCGCCTCGCTGCCGGCTCGCTCGCCGCCGGCGGCACGCTCGGCATCATGATCCCGCCGTCGATCGCGCTCCTTCTCTACGCCCTCATCACCGAGCAGTCGGTCGGCGAGATGTTCCTTGCCGGCATCCTGCCCGGCATCCTTGCTTATTCGCTCTACGTCGTCACCGTCATGCTGCTCGCCCGGCTGTGGCCGGCCCGGGACCGCAGCGCACCGGAGACCGCCAACGCCGATACGGTGCTCGATGCCGCAAAGCGCTTCCTGCCGGCCTTCGGCCTCTTCGGCCTCGTCATGGGCGGGCTCTATGGCGGCTTCTTCACGCCGACGGAGGCGGGCGGCGCCGGCGCGCTGTTCGCGCTCATCTACGCGCTGTTTCGCGGCCTGACCTGGAAGCAGTTCCGCGAGGCGGTCTATGCGACGGTCTACACGACGGCGACGATCTTCTTCATCCTGATCGGCGCGGAGGTCCTCGGCTTCGTCATCTCCACCTCGCAGCTCTCCTTCGCCATGGTCGATTTCATGCAAGGAAACGGGCTGTCGCCCTGGCAGATCCTCGGCGCGATCCTCCTCTTCTACATCGTCCTCGGCTGTTTCATGGAAAGCCTGGCGATGATCCTGCTGACCGTGCCGATCTTCTTTCCGGTGATCGTTGCGGCCGGGTTCGATCCGGTCTGGTTCGGCATCATCGCCGTCGTCACCGTGGAACTCGGCCTCATCTCGCCGCCGGTCGGCATGAACCTCTTCATGGTCAAGAGCGCGGCGCCGGAACTCAACATCAAGACGATCATGGCCGGCGTCCTGCCCTTCGTCGTCACCGACCTGGTGCGGCTCGCCATTCTCGTCGCCTTTCCCGCCATCGCGCTGTTCCTTCCGGGGCGGCTGTGA
- a CDS encoding TRAP transporter small permease, whose protein sequence is MSGSPPALRLVAAVPRAAVKITELIAFAAVLGLFFVVAFNVVGRAVFDLTDGAVNPMIPGAIELASYTLLIAVFAAFPVSLKHGMVRVDVLVGRFPPVVRRTLNRFWSLTTLAVAIALVRLFYDEIGTTYARGDITQVLRLPLWPVYVVLTAECAVLALAALAELVSPSNIDGDLA, encoded by the coding sequence ATGTCCGGTTCCCCGCCCGCCCTTCGCCTCGTTGCGGCCGTCCCGCGCGCGGCTGTGAAGATCACCGAACTGATCGCCTTTGCGGCGGTGCTGGGGCTCTTTTTCGTCGTTGCCTTCAACGTCGTCGGGCGGGCCGTCTTCGACCTCACCGACGGCGCGGTCAACCCGATGATCCCCGGCGCCATCGAGCTTGCCAGCTACACGCTGCTGATCGCCGTCTTTGCCGCCTTCCCGGTGTCCCTGAAGCACGGCATGGTGCGGGTCGACGTCCTCGTCGGCCGCTTTCCCCCCGTCGTGCGCCGCACCCTTAACCGGTTCTGGTCGCTGACCACGCTTGCCGTGGCCATCGCGCTCGTCCGTCTCTTCTATGACGAGATCGGCACCACCTACGCCCGCGGCGACATCACCCAGGTGCTGCGCCTGCCGCTGTGGCCGGTCTATGTCGTGCTCACCGCCGAATGCGCGGTGCTGGCGCTCGCCGCCCTTGCCGAACTCGTTTCCCCGAGCAATATCGACGGGGACCTTGCCTGA
- a CDS encoding TRAP transporter substrate-binding protein, which translates to MIRRLALSGIASLSLLSAAQADTTLRLAHFMPAQSWQQDDLFVAWAKAVKEASGGAVKTTVFPAQTLGKAPAGYDNAKTGIADIAWTVQGYTAGRFPLSQIVELPGLFQTAEVGSCAFQKLYDSGALDEEYKDTHVLYVHTHAPGQLHMRDTPVKTLADLKGKKLRRPTTVIGTLLSELGAEPVGLPAPRIYENVERGVIDGYMITWESVIAFRLAELTKYHTDFGFYSLAFVTTMNKAKYEALSPEAKKAIDDNSGMKWSLVAGRGYDTADAEALVELKKTSEIYDIPAAERPEWEAAAKRATEIYLTELDSKGLPGTATYEKVKEYVAACKAELN; encoded by the coding sequence ATGATCCGGCGTCTCGCGCTCTCCGGCATTGCCTCACTTTCCCTCCTTTCCGCGGCCCAGGCCGACACCACCCTTCGTCTCGCACATTTCATGCCGGCCCAGAGCTGGCAACAGGACGACCTGTTCGTTGCCTGGGCCAAAGCCGTCAAAGAGGCCTCCGGCGGCGCGGTCAAGACCACCGTGTTCCCGGCCCAGACCCTCGGCAAGGCGCCGGCCGGCTACGACAACGCCAAGACCGGCATCGCCGACATCGCCTGGACCGTCCAGGGCTACACCGCCGGGCGCTTCCCGCTCAGCCAGATCGTCGAACTGCCGGGCCTGTTCCAGACCGCCGAGGTCGGCTCCTGCGCCTTCCAGAAGCTCTATGATTCCGGTGCGCTCGACGAGGAGTATAAGGACACCCACGTCCTTTACGTGCACACCCATGCGCCCGGACAGCTCCACATGCGCGACACCCCGGTGAAGACGCTTGCCGACCTGAAGGGCAAGAAGCTGCGCCGGCCGACGACCGTCATCGGCACGCTCCTTTCCGAACTCGGCGCCGAGCCGGTCGGCCTGCCGGCCCCGCGCATCTACGAGAATGTCGAACGCGGCGTCATCGACGGCTACATGATCACCTGGGAATCCGTCATCGCGTTCCGGCTCGCCGAACTCACCAAGTACCACACCGATTTCGGCTTCTATTCCCTGGCCTTCGTCACCACCATGAACAAGGCGAAATACGAAGCCTTGTCGCCGGAGGCAAAGAAGGCGATCGACGACAACAGCGGCATGAAGTGGTCGCTGGTCGCCGGGCGCGGCTACGACACGGCCGACGCGGAAGCGCTGGTGGAGCTGAAGAAGACCTCGGAAATCTACGACATCCCGGCGGCGGAGCGTCCCGAATGGGAGGCCGCCGCCAAGCGCGCCACCGAGATCTACCTGACCGAGCTGGACTCCAAGGGCCTTCCCGGCACCGCGACCTATGAAAAGGTCAAGGAGTACGTCGCCGCCTGCAAGGCGGAGCTGAACTAA
- a CDS encoding aromatic ring-hydroxylating dioxygenase subunit alpha, giving the protein MMSQEQNDQLTRVGPGAPAGDVLRRYWQPAALSDELVAERPVVPVKLLGEDLVLFRDNSGKLGLIDRFCPHRGVDLCFGRREDDGLRCPFHGWHFDRTGQCVEQPGEPEKSQMHTQIKVTSYPVEEKNGIVFAYMGPGDPPPFPALDCFAAPDSHVFAFKGLWECNWLQALEVGIDPAHASFLHRFLQDEDPNEGYGKQFRDRAADTDIPMTQLLRDYPRPEIKVEETDYGLRLIALRHMPDGRSHVRVTNQVFPEAICIPMSNEMTITQWHVPIDDETCYWYSMFVSFGKPVNKTLMREQRLKEHRLPDYAPVRNKRNNYGYDPDEQRDLTYTGMGLDINVHDQWAVESMGPIQDRTREHLGRTDVGISRYRRLMRAAIAKVAEGSTEGLPMLGEGDLAEVKGPVAIDAIGPSDDWDSLWRDSDAARRTACSWDAAL; this is encoded by the coding sequence ATGATGAGCCAGGAACAGAACGACCAGTTGACCCGCGTCGGTCCCGGCGCGCCGGCCGGCGATGTGCTGCGCCGCTACTGGCAGCCGGCCGCGCTGTCCGACGAACTGGTCGCCGAGCGCCCCGTCGTGCCGGTCAAACTCCTCGGCGAGGATCTGGTGCTGTTTCGCGACAATTCCGGCAAGCTCGGCCTCATCGACCGGTTCTGCCCGCACCGCGGCGTCGACCTGTGCTTCGGGCGGCGCGAGGACGACGGCCTCCGCTGCCCCTTCCACGGCTGGCATTTCGACCGCACCGGCCAGTGTGTGGAGCAGCCCGGCGAGCCGGAAAAGAGCCAGATGCACACCCAGATCAAGGTGACGTCCTATCCGGTCGAGGAGAAGAACGGCATCGTCTTTGCCTATATGGGCCCCGGCGATCCGCCGCCCTTCCCGGCCCTTGACTGCTTTGCCGCGCCGGACAGCCACGTCTTTGCCTTCAAGGGGCTGTGGGAGTGCAACTGGCTGCAGGCGTTAGAGGTTGGCATCGACCCGGCGCACGCCTCGTTCCTGCACCGCTTCCTGCAGGACGAGGACCCGAACGAGGGCTACGGCAAGCAGTTCCGCGACCGCGCCGCCGACACCGATATCCCGATGACCCAGCTCCTGCGCGACTATCCGCGGCCGGAGATCAAGGTGGAGGAGACCGATTACGGCCTCAGGCTGATCGCGCTCCGGCACATGCCGGACGGGCGCAGCCATGTGCGCGTCACCAATCAGGTGTTCCCGGAGGCGATCTGCATCCCGATGTCGAACGAGATGACGATCACCCAGTGGCACGTGCCGATCGATGACGAGACCTGCTACTGGTACTCCATGTTCGTCAGCTTCGGGAAGCCGGTGAACAAGACCCTGATGCGCGAACAGCGCCTCAAGGAGCACCGGTTGCCGGACTACGCGCCGGTCCGCAACAAGCGCAACAATTACGGCTACGATCCGGACGAACAGCGCGACCTCACCTATACGGGCATGGGCCTCGACATCAACGTCCACGACCAGTGGGCGGTGGAATCCATGGGGCCGATCCAGGACCGCACCCGCGAGCATCTCGGCCGCACGGATGTCGGCATCTCGCGCTACCGGCGGCTGATGCGCGCCGCCATCGCCAAGGTGGCCGAAGGCTCCACCGAAGGCCTGCCGATGCTGGGCGAGGGCGATCTTGCCGAGGTCAAGGGCCCGGTCGCCATCGATGCGATCGGCCCGAGCGACGACTGGGACAGCCTCTGGCGCGACAGCGACGCCGCCCGCCGCACCGCCTGCTCCTGGGACGCAGCGCTGTGA
- a CDS encoding IclR family transcriptional regulator domain-containing protein — MIGDKDISLTFAKGMAVLKAFDAARTHLSIADIAGVTGYDRAIVRRLVLTLVHLGYVRQSGRVFSLTPRVLVLAGGFLQGRGYGKNVQPTLSAHSRHLGEAISLAMLDGLEAVYVAHGDVEDRPVSIGFTIGSRIPLLPTAIGRALLAFASGDLRASALSEAPAEQVTADTLTDRTAIGEAVAAAGREGYALVDNEFEPGVAALAIPVGRPGNVLAAVGISGPREAFSAPAHVERARRALADCANALEPLLAD; from the coding sequence ATGATCGGTGACAAGGATATTTCCCTGACCTTTGCCAAGGGCATGGCGGTGCTGAAGGCGTTCGACGCCGCCCGCACCCATCTCAGCATCGCCGATATCGCCGGCGTCACCGGCTATGACCGGGCGATCGTCCGCCGCCTGGTGCTGACCCTCGTCCATCTCGGCTATGTGCGCCAGTCCGGCCGGGTGTTCTCGCTGACGCCGCGGGTGCTGGTGCTGGCCGGCGGCTTCTTGCAGGGGCGCGGCTACGGCAAGAACGTGCAGCCGACGCTGTCGGCCCATTCGCGCCACCTCGGCGAGGCGATCTCGCTGGCGATGCTCGACGGACTGGAAGCGGTCTATGTCGCCCATGGCGACGTGGAGGACCGCCCGGTCAGCATCGGCTTCACCATCGGCAGCCGCATCCCCCTGTTGCCGACCGCCATCGGCCGCGCGCTGCTCGCCTTCGCCTCCGGCGACCTGCGGGCCTCGGCGCTGTCAGAGGCGCCGGCGGAGCAAGTCACGGCCGACACTCTTACCGACCGTACCGCGATCGGCGAGGCGGTCGCGGCAGCGGGGCGCGAGGGCTACGCCCTCGTCGACAACGAGTTCGAGCCCGGCGTTGCCGCCCTTGCGATCCCCGTCGGCCGGCCGGGCAACGTCCTTGCCGCGGTCGGCATCTCCGGGCCACGCGAGGCGTTTTCCGCGCCCGCCCATGTGGAGCGCGCCCGGCGCGCGCTCGCCGACTGCGCCAATGCCCTGGAGCCTCTGCTGGCGGACTGA
- a CDS encoding circularly permuted type 2 ATP-grasp protein, whose amino-acid sequence MTTETAAETDMLDALLKNYRPPTGSADELLDASGNIRPVWNPFVNYLAGLAPEDITRQFGNADQYLRDAGVFFRQYGEEGAAERDWPLSHVPVIINQDDWTQIAEGLSQRADLLEALVADLYGPNRLVRDGYLPASLIARSPEWLRPLVGVAPRSGHFLHFIAFEIGRGPDGTWWVLGDRTQAPSGAGFALENRVATTRAFSDFLARAHVHRLAGFFREFRDALTALRGDDEGRASILTPGPHNDTYYEHAYIARYLGLWLLQGEDLTVENGRVMVRTISGLRPLSVLWRRVDAEWVDPLELNEGSRLGTAGLIGAIRSGNLTMVNALGSGVLETRALLAFLPRVCKALRGESLQLPNVATWWCGQEAERDHVKANLDGMLVDDALSTRLPFEPSRTRRGRRPGPDRDPEALLKWIDGDPGAVVGQEVVTLSTTPAYVDGELLPRPMSLRVFLARTPNGWTVMPGGFARIGHSDDPAAIAMQKGGSAADVWIAADGPVDHSVTLTQPETPFRRRRPPMLPSRAADNLYWLGRYIERSEGLFRLTRAYHARLAEAEDPASDPLLIALGEHLAGFGVEPEECLPEGLCSAVDAAVTSASQIRDRFSIDGWTALSELRREVNGMRRRVRPGTDCAAAMGVLLRKITGFSGLVHENMYRVSGWRFLRIGRALERALATTSALAVFADPESPVGGLDLAVEIGDSVMSHRRRYSVATSRPTVVDLLALDDRNPRSVLYQLSDIHDHVDALPGASVNGQPSELVKAVLRAETDLMVESPETLDTTALYATWSAIAEISDRLFEAYLR is encoded by the coding sequence ATGACGACCGAGACTGCAGCCGAGACGGACATGCTCGACGCGCTTCTGAAAAACTATCGCCCGCCGACCGGAAGCGCCGATGAGCTGCTCGACGCCTCGGGTAATATCCGTCCTGTCTGGAACCCCTTCGTCAACTATCTCGCCGGCCTTGCCCCGGAGGATATCACCCGCCAGTTCGGCAATGCCGACCAGTATCTGCGTGATGCCGGCGTGTTCTTCCGCCAGTACGGCGAGGAGGGTGCGGCGGAGCGCGACTGGCCGCTCAGCCATGTCCCCGTCATCATCAACCAGGACGACTGGACGCAAATCGCTGAAGGGTTGAGCCAGCGCGCCGACCTGCTCGAGGCGCTTGTCGCCGACCTTTACGGCCCCAACCGGCTGGTCCGCGACGGCTATCTGCCGGCCTCGCTGATCGCCCGCAGCCCGGAATGGCTGCGCCCGTTGGTCGGCGTCGCCCCGCGCTCCGGCCATTTCCTGCATTTCATCGCCTTTGAGATCGGCCGCGGCCCGGACGGCACCTGGTGGGTGCTCGGCGACCGCACCCAGGCGCCCTCCGGCGCCGGCTTCGCGCTGGAAAACCGCGTCGCCACCACCCGCGCCTTTTCCGATTTCCTCGCCAGGGCCCATGTCCACCGCCTCGCCGGCTTCTTCCGCGAGTTCCGCGACGCGCTGACCGCGCTGCGCGGCGACGACGAGGGCCGCGCCAGCATCCTGACGCCGGGACCCCACAACGACACCTATTACGAGCACGCCTATATCGCCCGCTATCTCGGCCTCTGGCTGCTGCAGGGCGAGGACCTCACCGTCGAGAACGGCCGCGTCATGGTCCGCACCATCTCGGGGCTCAGGCCGCTCAGCGTGCTGTGGCGCCGGGTCGATGCGGAATGGGTCGACCCGCTGGAACTGAACGAGGGCTCGCGCCTCGGCACCGCCGGCCTCATCGGCGCCATCCGCTCCGGCAACCTGACGATGGTCAACGCGCTCGGCAGCGGCGTGCTGGAGACCCGCGCCCTTCTCGCCTTTCTGCCGCGCGTCTGCAAGGCGCTGCGCGGCGAATCCCTGCAGCTTCCGAACGTCGCCACCTGGTGGTGCGGCCAGGAGGCGGAGCGCGACCACGTCAAGGCCAATCTCGACGGCATGCTGGTCGACGACGCCCTGTCGACCCGGCTGCCCTTCGAGCCGTCGCGCACCCGGCGCGGCCGCCGGCCCGGTCCGGACCGCGATCCCGAGGCGCTGTTGAAATGGATCGACGGCGATCCCGGCGCCGTCGTCGGCCAGGAGGTCGTGACGCTGTCGACGACGCCGGCCTATGTCGACGGCGAGCTGCTGCCGCGGCCGATGAGCCTGCGCGTCTTCCTCGCCCGCACGCCGAACGGCTGGACCGTCATGCCCGGCGGCTTTGCCCGCATCGGCCACAGCGATGATCCGGCGGCAATCGCCATGCAGAAGGGCGGCTCGGCCGCCGACGTCTGGATCGCCGCCGACGGTCCCGTCGACCACTCCGTGACGCTGACGCAGCCCGAGACGCCGTTCCGCCGCCGGCGCCCGCCCATGCTGCCGAGCCGCGCCGCCGACAACCTCTACTGGCTCGGCCGCTACATCGAGCGTTCAGAGGGCCTGTTCCGGCTGACCCGCGCCTACCACGCCCGCCTTGCCGAGGCCGAGGACCCGGCCTCCGATCCGCTTCTGATCGCCCTCGGCGAGCACCTTGCCGGCTTCGGCGTGGAGCCGGAGGAATGCCTGCCGGAGGGCCTGTGCAGTGCCGTCGATGCCGCGGTGACGAGCGCCAGCCAGATCCGCGACCGCTTCTCGATCGACGGCTGGACGGCGCTTTCCGAATTGCGCCGCGAGGTCAATGGCATGCGCCGCAGGGTCCGGCCGGGCACCGACTGCGCCGCCGCCATGGGCGTCCTGTTGCGCAAGATCACCGGCTTTTCCGGCCTCGTCCACGAAAACATGTACCGGGTCTCCGGCTGGCGCTTCCTGCGCATCGGCCGCGCCCTGGAGCGGGCGCTGGCGACGACCTCGGCCCTTGCCGTCTTTGCCGATCCGGAAAGCCCGGTCGGCGGCCTCGACCTTGCCGTTGAGATCGGCGACAGCGTCATGTCCCACCGCCGCCGCTACTCCGTCGCGACCAGCCGGCCGACCGTCGTCGATCTTCTCGCCCTCGACGACAGGAACCCGCGCTCCGTGCTCTACCAGCTGTCCGACATCCATGACCATGTCGATGCCCTGCCCGGCGCCAGTGTCAACGGCCAGCCCTCCGAACTGGTCAAGGCGGTGCTGCGCGCCGAGACCGATCTCATGGTCGAGAGCCCGGAGACCTTGGACACGACGGCGCTCTATGCCACCTGGAGCGCCATCGCGGAGATCTCCGACCGGCTTTTCGAAGCGTATCTGAGATAG
- a CDS encoding transglutaminase family protein, which translates to MLFDIRLQITYEYEDPAVAARHILHLMPAGLDGEQRLIAGSIDIQPPPDEWISRTDFFGNQVAEIAYRSPHSEESFLVQGRVERFARGAELDITPPLAGLSREIAGVHSLGPDAPTHFLGASKRVPIDDDITAYAREQISDGMTVFDIVRTFGLALNRDIRFDPEATTVETPPREAFDNRHGVCQDFTHIMIAGLRGLGIPAGYVSGFLRTEPPPGQPRLEGADAMHAWVRAWCGIETGWIEYDPTNAMMVGQDHIVIARGRDYFDVAPVKGVSRSSGTQTTKQAVDVIPQG; encoded by the coding sequence GTGCTTTTCGATATCCGCCTTCAGATCACCTACGAATACGAGGACCCGGCGGTCGCCGCCCGGCACATCCTCCACCTGATGCCCGCCGGCCTCGACGGCGAGCAGCGCCTGATCGCCGGCTCCATCGACATCCAGCCGCCGCCGGACGAATGGATCAGCCGCACGGATTTCTTCGGCAACCAGGTCGCCGAGATCGCCTATCGCTCGCCCCATTCGGAGGAGTCCTTCCTCGTCCAGGGGCGGGTCGAGCGTTTTGCCCGCGGCGCGGAACTGGACATCACGCCTCCGCTTGCCGGCCTTTCCCGGGAGATCGCCGGGGTCCATTCGCTGGGGCCCGACGCGCCGACCCATTTCCTCGGCGCCTCCAAGCGGGTGCCGATCGACGACGACATCACCGCCTATGCCCGCGAGCAGATATCGGACGGCATGACGGTCTTCGACATCGTCAGGACCTTCGGCCTGGCGCTGAACCGCGACATCCGCTTCGACCCGGAGGCAACGACGGTGGAGACGCCGCCGCGCGAGGCCTTCGACAACCGGCACGGGGTCTGCCAGGACTTCACGCACATCATGATCGCGGGGCTTCGCGGCCTCGGCATTCCGGCCGGCTATGTCAGCGGCTTTCTGCGCACCGAGCCGCCGCCGGGCCAGCCGCGGCTGGAAGGCGCGGACGCCATGCACGCCTGGGTCCGCGCCTGGTGCGGCATCGAGACCGGCTGGATCGAGTACGATCCGACCAACGCCATGATGGTCGGCCAGGACCACATCGTCATCGCCCGCGGCCGCGACTATTTCGACGTCGCCCCGGTCAAGGGCGTCTCCCGCAGCTCCGGCACCCAGACCACCAAGCAGGCGGTGGACGTGATCCCGCAGGGGTGA